A genome region from Bufo gargarizans isolate SCDJY-AF-19 chromosome 2, ASM1485885v1, whole genome shotgun sequence includes the following:
- the LOC122926012 gene encoding protocadherin gamma-B2-like, which produces MKTNTRSRETEWTLASFGLRNISGQLQYSVPEELKKGSVVGNVAEDLGLNVKELALRKFQILPYATKQYFSINLEKGDLLVSERIDRETLCVVKFSCFINLEAVIENPLMFYTVTIEIQDVNDNPPIFSKKHFDVEISEVTLPGAHFALGNAKDPDLEANSIQRYTLSGNEQFTLGEKNTRDGLKYPEIILEKALDREKQSFYELILTAFDGGKPPKTGTAIVNIIVQDFNDNFPIFTQDTYDIKLSEDVPIGFLVVCLNATDEDEGSNALISYSFSHIPEQAQEVFALDSLTGEIKIIGTLDYEASDAYEMTVEAKDGGSHVTHCNVAIKVADINDNAPEIIITTLTTTIPEDSPPGTVIAIINIHDRDSGLNGEVHCEISDTLDFQLIPSSSNYYTLVSSARMDRERTFIYNTTIKCVDSGSPPLSSNKVIELTVSDINDNFPVFDRTSYINYIVEHNQPGISIQNVHASDLDFNENGKVTYSILNSNIENIPISSYVSINSMTGVIYAQRSFDYEQLREFQFQVMAKDSGSPPLSSNVTVRICIIDKNDNAPKILYPSPDTEGSALFEFIPHSAEKGYLVTKVIAVDADSGHNAWLSYHLLQVQEPSTLNIGQYTGEIRIGRDLQDTDNLRQKLVVLVKDNGVPSLSSTVTLILVVAENFQQVVPQIKRQLINSDMPSNVTFYLIISIALISCLFIITVIITIMVKCRKANTQTTFGAYNRNVYPQFTLGCPSEISDASLPFPFSYDVCVTLDSKQNEIAYLKPMQNVPTDNLIDTEGSAARNDSVKNDLPPNNINQVI; this is translated from the coding sequence atgaaaactaacACAAGATCCAGAGAGACGGAGTGGACTCTTGCATCTTTTGGATTAAGAAATATCTCAGGTCAATTGCAATACTCAGTACCTGAAGAACTGAAAAAGGGATCTGTGGTTGGGAATGTGGCAGAAGATCTTGGATTAAATGTTAAGGAATTAGCATTAAGAAAATTCCAAATTCTTCCTTATGCTACGAAGCAATATTTCAGTATTAATTTGGAAAAAGGAGATTTACTGGTATCAGAGAGAATTGATAGAGAAACATTATGTGTTGTGAAATTCAGTTGCTTTATTAACCTAGAAGCTGTTATTGAAAATCCTTTGATGTTTTACACAGTCACAATAGAAATCCAGGATGTAAATGATAACCCACCTATATTTTCTAAGAAACACTTTGATGTAGAAATTAGTGAAGTCACTTTACCTGGTGCACATTTTGCATTAGGGAATGCAAAAGACCCTGATTTAGAAGCAAACTCCATACAAAGGTATACATTAAGTGGCAATGAGCAGTTTACTCTTGGAGAAAAAAACACTAGAGATGGACTTAAGTACCCAGAAATTATTCTAGAAAAAGCCCTTGACAGAGAAAAGCAGAGTTTTTATGAACTAATTTTAACTGCTTTTGATGGAGGAAAACCTCCAAAAACTGGCACTGCTATTGTTAACATTATTGTACAGGATTTTAATGATAACTTTCCCATATTTACTCAGGACACTTATGATATAAAGTTGTCTGAGGATGTGCCCATAGGTTTTCTGGTAGTGTGCTTAAATGCGACTGATGAGGATGAAGGCTCTAATGCCTTAATTAGTTATTCATTCAGCCATATACCTGAACAAGCACAGGAAGTATTTGCTCTAGATTCCTTAACTGGTGAAATCAAGATTATTGGGACTTTGGACTATGAAGCATCAGACGCTTATGAAATGACTGTGGAGGCTAAAGATGGAGGTAGTCATGTCACACATTGCAATGTCGCTATAAAAGTAGCTGATATAAATGATAATGCCCCAGAAATAATAATCACTACTCTTACAACTACTATACCAGAGGATTCCCCACCAGGAACTGTTATAGCAATAATAAATATTCATGACAGAGATTCTGGATTAAATGGGGAAGTTCATTGTGAAATCTCAGATACACTAGATTTCCAATTAATACCATCATCCAGCAATTACTATACATTAGTATCTTCAGCTAGAATGGACAGAGAGAGGACATTTATTTACAACACTACAATAAAGTGTGTGGACAGTGGATCACCCCCTCTATCTAGTAATAAAGTCATTGAGCTGACTGTTTCTGATATAAATGACAACTTTCCTGTGTTTGATAGAACAAGCTACATTAACTACATAGTAGAACATAATCAACCCGGGATTTCAATTCAGAATGTTCATGCTTCAGATCTTGACTTTAATGAAAATGGAAAAGTTACCTATAGCATCCTAAATAGCAACATAGAGAATATTCCAATATCATCATATGTTTCTATAAATTCAATGACTGGAGTTATTTATGCCCAGAGGTCATTTGACTATGAACAGTTGCGGGAATTTCAGTTCCAGGTGATGGCTAAAGACAGTGGATCTCCTCCTCTAAGCAGTAATGTCACAGTGAGGATATGTATCATTGATAAGAATGATAATGCTCCTAAGATTCTCTACCCATCGCCAGACACCGAGGGATCAGCATTATTTGAGTTTATTCCTCACTCTGCTGAGAAAGGTTATCTGGTCACCAAAGTGATTGCAGTGGATGCTGACTCTGGACACAATGCCTGGCTCTCCTATCACTTACTACAAGTTCAAGAACCATCTACATTAAATATTGGACAATATACTGGGGAAATCAGGATTGGACGAGATCTTCAGGATACAGATAATTTAAGGCAAAAACTTGTGGTTCTGGTTAAGGACAATGGAGTCCCTTCTCTGTCATCTACAGTCACTTTGATTTTGGTTGTTGCAGAGAATTTTCAGCAAGTTGTGCCACAGATAAAAAGACAACTAATAAATTCAGACATGCCCTCCAATGTAACTTTTTATCTAATCATATCCATAGCTCTGATTTCTTGTCTATTCATTATTACTGTTATCATTACAATCATGGTTAAATGCAGAAAAGCCAACACCCAAACTACTTTTGGAGCATATAATAGAAATGTGTACCCTCAGTTCACCCTGGGATGTCCTTCTGAGATCAGTGATGCAAGTTTACCTTTCCCATTCTCATATGATGTGTGTGTGACTCTGGACTCAAAGCAGAATGAAATTGCTTATCTGAAACCCATGCAGAATGTCCCCACAGACAATCTCATAGACACTGAGGGTTCAGCAGCTCGGAATGATTCTGTAAAAAATGATTTGCCCCCCAACAATATTAACCAGGTAATTTAA
- the LOC122926011 gene encoding LOW QUALITY PROTEIN: protocadherin gamma-B1-like (The sequence of the model RefSeq protein was modified relative to this genomic sequence to represent the inferred CDS: deleted 1 base in 1 codon), giving the protein MKGNTRGKPWTVIWQVLFSSFCFSDVLGQLQYSIPEEIKLGSVVGNVAKDLGINVEELALRKFQIVSHDIKQYFNINLENGDLIVSERIDRETLCEAKLNCFLNLEAVIEYPLNFYTITIEIQDVNDNAPTFSKKHFEISISESALPGVHFPLGNAEDPDLGTNSIQSYTLSDTEHFSLGERTMRSEIKYAEIILEKSLDREKQDFYDLILTASDGGKPAKTGTAKIKITVQDVNDNFPTFAQDTYNIRLHENVPIGSLVVHLNATDEDEGTNGLLAYSFNHIPKNANQIFAIDSSKGDIMIIGSLDYEISNTYDMTVEAIDGGGLVTHCKVSIQVIDVNDNAPDITVTTLATTIPEDSPPGTVMAVINVRDLDSGMNGEILCVVSHIKDFQLLPSSSNYYKLVTATSIDRERNSGYNVTIQCMDKGTPPLSTNKTIQLTISDVNDNVPVFERINYIVYIIENNQPGISVQIIFASDLDQGDNGKITYSIVSSNIDNIPVSSYVSINSITGVLYAQRSFDYEQLRGFNFQVIAKDSGSPPLSSNVTVRICIIDKNDNAPKILYPSPETEGSALFEFIPHSAEKGYLVTKVIAVDADSGHNAWLSYHLLQVQEPSLFGIGQHTGEIRILRDLQDVDNLRQKLVVLVKDNGSPSLSSTVTLNLVIAENFQQVMPEIRRQPSNSDKTSNVTFYLVISIALISCLFIITVIITAIFKCRNANTPTTFGSYNRNVYPQFTLGCPSEISDTSLPFPFSYDVCVTLDSKQNEIAYLKPVQNVPTDNLIDTDDLAMVNQSENAKLSSSSVGQV; this is encoded by the exons ATGAAAGGTAACACTAGAGGCAAACCATGGACAGTGATATGGCAAGTATTATTCTCTTCATTTTGCTTCAGTGATGTCTTAGGCCAATTGCAATATTCAATACCTGAAGAAATTAAATTGGGATCTGTGGTTGGGAATGTGGCAAAAGATCTTGGAATTAATGTAGAGGAACTTGCACTTAGAAAATTCCAAATAGTTTCTCATGATATAAAacaatattttaatataaatCTTGAAAATGGAGACTTAATTGTATCAGAAAGAATTGATAGAGAAACATTATGCGAGGCAAAACTGAACTGCTTTCTAAACCTTGAAGCTGTCATTGAATATCCATTGAACTTTTACACAATCACTATAGAAATCCAGGATGTGAATGATAATGCTCCGACATTTTCTAAGAAACATTTTGAAATAAGCATTAGTGAGTCTGCTTTACCTGGAGTACATTTTCCATTAGGAAATGCAGAAGATCCCGATCTAGGCACAAATTCTATACAAAGTTATACTCTTAGTGACACTGAGCACTTTAGTCTAGGAGAAAGAACTATGAGGAGTGAAATAAAGTATGCAGAAATTATACTTGAAAAATCATTAGACAGAGAAAAGCAGGACTTTTATGATTTAATTTTAACTGCTTCTGATGGAGGCAAACCTGCTAAAACTGGGACTGCCAAAATTAAAATCACTGTTCAAGATGTTAATGACAACTTTCCAACATTTGCCCAGGATACATACAACATAAGACTGCATGAAAATGTGCCGATTGGTTCTTTAGTGGTCCATTTAAATGCAACTGATGAAGATGAAGGTACAAATGGCTTATTGGCCTATTCTTTTAACCACATACCTAAAAATGCTAATCAAATATTTGCGATAGATTCCAGCAAAGGAGACATTATGATAATAGGAAGTTTAGATTATGAAATATCAAATACTTATGACATGACTGTAGAAGCTATAGATGGTGGAGGCCTTGTAACACATTGCAAGGTGTCAATACAAGTGATTGATGTGAATGATAATGCTCCTGATATAACAGTTACCACTCTCGCAACAACAATTCCAGAAGATTCTCCACCTGGCACTGTCATGGCTGTAATTAATGTCCGTGATTTGGATTCTGGGATGAATGGTGAGATACTTTGTGTGGTCTCACATATAAAGGATTTTCAACTATTGCCATCATCTAGTAATTATTATAAACTTGTAACTGCAACTAGCATTGACAGAGAACGAAATTCTGGATACAATGTTACAATTCAATGTATGGATAAAGGAACTCCTCCATTGTCTACTAATAAAACCATTCAGTTAACTATTTCAGATGTGAATGACAATGTTCCAGTTTTTGAGAGAATAAACTACATTGTCTACATTATAGAAAATAACCAACCTGGGATTTCAGTGCAAATTATTTTTGCTTCAGATCTTGATCAAGGTGACAATGGAAAAATTACATACAGTATTGTGAGCAGCAACATTGATAATATTCCAGTATCTTCATATGTTTCCATAAACTCAATCACTGGAGTTCTTTATGCCCAGAGATCTTTTGACTATGAGCAGTTGCGAGGATTTAATTTTCAGGTGATAGCTAAAGACAGTGGATCTCCTCCTCTAAGCAGTAATGTCACAGTGAGGATATGTATCATTGATAAGAATGATAATGCTCCTAAGATTCTCTACCCATCGCCAGAGACTGAGGGATCAGCATTATTTGAGTTTATTCCTCACTCTGCTGAGAAAGGTTATCTGGTCACCAAAGTGATTGCAGTGGACGCTGACTCTGGACACAATGCCTGGCTCTCCTATCACTTACTACAAGTTCAAGAACCATCTTTATTTGGAATTGGCCAACATACTGGTGAAATAAGGATTTTAAGAGATCTGCAAGATGTTGATAATTTAAGGCAAAAACTTGTGGTTCTGGTGAAGGATAATGGATCCCCATCTCTGTCGTCTACAGTTACTTTGAATTTAGTCATTGCAGAGAATTTTCAGCAAGTTATGCCAGAAATAAGAAGACAACCATCAAATTCAGACAAGACATCtaatgtaactttttatctaGTCATATCCATAGCTCTGATTTCTTGTCTATTTATTATAACTGTTATCATTACGGCCATTTTCAAATGCAGAAACGCCAACACCCCAACTACTTTTGGATCATATAATAGAAATGTGTACCCTCAATTCACCCTGGGATGTCCTTCTGAAATAAGTGATACAAGTTTACCTTTCCCATTCTCATACGATGTGTGTGTGACTCTGGACTCGAAGCAAAATGAAATTGCTTATCTGAAACCGGTGCAGAATGTT CCCACGGACAATCTAATAGACACAGATGACTTGGCAATGGTGAATCAGTCTGAAAACGCTAAGTTGTCCTCCAGCAGTGTTGGACAGGTATGA